A part of Caldicellulosiruptor owensensis OL genomic DNA contains:
- the hypE gene encoding hydrogenase expression/formation protein HypE produces the protein MMRTIRKEHGNGGKQTYELIDGLFKPIFGSEILKSGDDSTVFSLKGMKVGISTDSFVVKPYFFKGGDIGKLSVCGTVNDLAVAGLEPKYITISFVIEEGFSMDDLEKITRSAKEYADLAKVEIVAGDTKVVEKGAADGIFINTTGLGIAKDAKKMPSISKIKSGQVVIVSGDIGRHGACIYSHNEDLGFEDRIESDCGLLLDVISELMQEVDVAYMKDLTRGGLATALNEIVQKSGFDIKVEEEKIPVADEVKALCDILGLDSYYLACEGRFVAIVNRDEKEKAIEILKKYNKCACDIGTVEEGMEKRVYLSTTFGGMRILDMLYYEMLPRIC, from the coding sequence ATGATGAGGACTATTCGCAAGGAACATGGCAATGGAGGAAAACAGACATATGAGCTGATTGACGGCCTTTTCAAGCCAATATTTGGTTCTGAAATATTGAAAAGCGGTGATGATTCAACAGTATTTTCTTTAAAAGGTATGAAAGTGGGAATATCAACAGATTCATTTGTAGTAAAGCCATATTTTTTTAAAGGAGGAGATATTGGAAAGCTTTCGGTATGTGGGACAGTAAATGATTTAGCTGTTGCAGGACTTGAACCAAAATATATTACCATTTCTTTTGTAATCGAAGAAGGATTTTCAATGGATGATTTAGAGAAGATCACAAGATCAGCAAAGGAATATGCAGATTTAGCGAAGGTTGAGATTGTTGCAGGGGATACAAAGGTGGTAGAAAAAGGTGCGGCAGATGGAATATTTATAAATACAACCGGGTTGGGAATTGCAAAAGATGCCAAAAAAATGCCTTCGATTTCAAAGATAAAAAGTGGTCAAGTTGTGATTGTCAGTGGGGATATAGGAAGACACGGAGCGTGCATATATTCTCACAATGAAGACCTTGGGTTTGAAGACAGGATAGAATCCGATTGTGGGCTTTTGTTAGATGTAATTTCAGAGCTGATGCAAGAGGTAGATGTTGCGTACATGAAAGACCTTACAAGAGGTGGGCTTGCCACAGCTTTGAATGAGATTGTCCAAAAGTCTGGCTTTGATATAAAAGTTGAGGAAGAAAAGATACCTGTGGCAGATGAGGTAAAAGCTCTGTGCGATATTCTGGGGCTGGATAGTTATTATCTTGCTTGTGAAGGTAGGTTTGTTGCGATTGTAAATAGGGATGAAAAAGAAAAAGCTATTGAGATTTTGAAAAAATACAATAAGTGTGCATGTGATATTGGAACTGTAGAAGAGGGTATGGAAAAGAGAGTATATCTGTCAACCACCTTTGGCGGCATGAGAATTTTGGACATGCTTTATTATGAGATGTTACCAAGGATTTGCTAA
- a CDS encoding 4Fe-4S dicluster domain-containing protein: protein MKLKIEYDKCKSCGLCVEICPKKILYIDRSRINKKGYNPVEVKDQNSCIGCGSCYKICPDIVFEVGE from the coding sequence TTGAAACTCAAAATCGAGTATGATAAGTGCAAAAGTTGTGGACTTTGTGTGGAAATCTGTCCCAAAAAAATCTTGTATATAGACAGGAGCAGAATAAACAAAAAAGGGTATAACCCTGTTGAAGTAAAAGACCAAAACTCATGTATTGGCTGTGGAAGCTGCTATAAGATTTGTCCTGATATAGTGTTTGAGGTAGGTGAGTAA
- a CDS encoding 3-methyl-2-oxobutanoate dehydrogenase subunit VorB, giving the protein MKILMKGNEAIAEAALRAGCECFFGYPITPQTELLQYMAKKLLKSGGVFIQAESEVGAINMAYGASSCGKRVMTSSSGPGISLKQEGISYLAGAELPCVIVNIMRGGPGLGNINAAQSDYLQATKGGGHGDYKVIVFAPSSVQEAVELTMKAFDLADKYRNPVMILGDGMLGQMMEVVEFDDSYQPQKVEKPWAVTGDRKREKRVTNSLYIVPEELEKHNLKLREKYKKIKENEVMVEEYLADDARVIFVSFGMCARIVKSAVNRLRQGGEKVGLVRPITLWPFPENELKSYASKEEVEFFIDIEMNLGQMLEDVKLSVEGKKTVHFYGRTGGMVPTIQEIMDFYYSLKK; this is encoded by the coding sequence TTGAAAATTCTTATGAAAGGAAATGAAGCCATTGCTGAAGCAGCACTAAGGGCTGGCTGTGAATGTTTTTTTGGGTATCCAATCACACCTCAGACAGAACTTCTGCAGTATATGGCTAAAAAGCTTTTAAAAAGTGGTGGTGTGTTTATCCAGGCAGAGAGCGAAGTTGGAGCAATTAACATGGCATATGGTGCATCAAGCTGTGGCAAGCGGGTTATGACATCATCATCTGGACCGGGGATAAGCTTAAAACAAGAAGGTATATCATATTTAGCAGGTGCAGAACTTCCATGCGTGATTGTAAACATTATGAGAGGTGGACCGGGGCTTGGTAATATAAATGCTGCCCAGTCTGATTATCTTCAGGCCACAAAAGGTGGCGGACATGGAGATTATAAGGTGATAGTGTTTGCTCCATCTTCTGTGCAAGAAGCGGTTGAGCTTACAATGAAGGCTTTTGACCTTGCAGACAAGTACCGAAACCCTGTTATGATTTTAGGTGATGGAATGCTTGGACAGATGATGGAGGTTGTTGAGTTCGACGATAGCTATCAACCACAAAAGGTAGAAAAGCCATGGGCGGTGACGGGTGATAGGAAGAGGGAAAAAAGGGTAACAAATTCGCTTTATATTGTTCCAGAGGAACTAGAAAAGCATAATTTAAAGCTAAGGGAGAAATATAAAAAAATAAAAGAAAACGAAGTAATGGTTGAAGAGTACTTGGCAGACGATGCGAGGGTTATTTTTGTTTCATTTGGAATGTGTGCAAGAATTGTAAAAAGTGCTGTAAACAGGTTAAGACAAGGTGGCGAGAAGGTTGGGCTTGTAAGGCCAATTACGCTTTGGCCATTTCCAGAAAATGAGCTAAAAAGTTATGCCTCAAAAGAGGAAGTAGAATTTTTTATTGACATTGAGATGAATTTGGGACAGATGCTTGAGGATGTTAAGCTTTCTGTGGAAGGGAAAAAAACAGTACATTTTTATGGAAGAACAGGTGGCATGGTTCCCACAATTCAGGAAATAATGGATTTTTATTATTCTCTTAAAAAGTAG
- a CDS encoding thiamine pyrophosphate-dependent enzyme, which translates to MGFKRPECLTKESMHYCPGCGHGIIHRLIAEVIDEDYKENKIIGVAPVGCAVFIYDYFNFDFVAAAHGRATAAATGVKRSIPDALVFSYQGDGDIAAIGTSEVIHAATRGENFTAIFVNNGVYAMTGGQMAPTTIPGQVTVSSPYGRDPKVQGYHIKLCEMLVPLDGVAFVARTSIHNLKNIEFTKKAIKRAFELQMNNEGFSIIEVLSNCPTNWGLSPCESMKRIENEVLKYYSLGIFKDKGRGI; encoded by the coding sequence ATGGGGTTCAAAAGACCAGAGTGTTTGACAAAAGAGAGTATGCATTATTGCCCAGGGTGCGGTCACGGAATCATTCACAGATTGATTGCTGAGGTCATTGACGAGGATTACAAAGAGAATAAAATAATAGGTGTTGCACCTGTTGGCTGTGCAGTTTTTATATATGACTATTTTAATTTTGACTTTGTGGCAGCAGCTCATGGGAGAGCCACAGCCGCTGCAACTGGTGTAAAAAGGAGTATTCCAGACGCTCTTGTGTTTTCATATCAAGGCGACGGGGACATTGCAGCCATCGGAACATCTGAGGTCATACATGCAGCAACCCGAGGGGAAAATTTTACAGCTATATTTGTCAACAACGGAGTTTATGCTATGACAGGTGGCCAGATGGCTCCGACAACAATTCCTGGACAGGTGACAGTTTCATCTCCATATGGACGTGACCCAAAAGTACAAGGTTATCATATAAAACTTTGTGAAATGCTTGTGCCACTTGATGGTGTTGCCTTTGTTGCAAGAACTTCAATACATAATTTGAAGAATATTGAGTTTACGAAAAAAGCGATAAAAAGAGCTTTTGAACTTCAGATGAACAATGAAGGCTTTTCCATTATAGAAGTGCTCTCAAACTGCCCTACAAACTGGGGACTTTCGCCTTGTGAGAGTATGAAGAGAATAGAAAATGAGGTACTAAAATACTACAGTTTGGGAATTTTTAAGGATAAAGGCAGGGGAATTTGA
- a CDS encoding 2-oxoacid:acceptor oxidoreductase family protein, translating into MTEEILIAGFGGQGVLFLGQVFAHLGMKKGFNVSWLPSYGPEMRGGTANCSVIISSDMIGSPVVFNPDTLFVLNKPSLEKFEPAIKRSGLLLVNSSLVDICANRKDVNVHYIPATEIASSVGNVRVTNIVMFGAYLAIKQNFSFDEAKDVLREFSKTEEIYNLNCLALEKGFEAIATRG; encoded by the coding sequence ATGACAGAGGAGATTTTAATTGCAGGATTTGGTGGCCAGGGTGTTCTTTTTTTAGGCCAGGTATTTGCTCATCTTGGAATGAAAAAGGGGTTTAATGTGTCATGGCTTCCGTCGTACGGACCTGAAATGAGGGGTGGGACAGCAAACTGCAGTGTTATAATCTCAAGTGATATGATTGGTTCTCCAGTTGTGTTTAATCCTGATACATTATTTGTTTTAAATAAACCATCGCTTGAAAAATTTGAACCTGCAATAAAGAGAAGTGGGCTTTTACTTGTAAACAGTTCTCTTGTAGATATCTGTGCAAATAGAAAAGATGTAAATGTTCATTATATTCCGGCAACTGAGATTGCTTCAAGTGTAGGGAATGTTCGAGTTACAAACATCGTAATGTTTGGCGCATATTTGGCAATAAAGCAGAACTTTTCATTTGACGAGGCAAAAGATGTATTGAGAGAGTTTTCAAAAACCGAAGAAATTTATAATTTAAACTGTTTGGCTCTTGAAAAGGGCTTTGAAGCAATTGCTACACGGGGGTAA
- a CDS encoding VanW family protein, whose protein sequence is MRRYILIGIVVVLLIASTVLGYSLYNNVTKVLDTDRIYKGVYVEGVHLGGLTTEEALELLKKTYFEPLQNKKIEVIVEDKSYFLEYSSLGIKMDIDKAVEKAYSIGRKGNLATRFKEIKKVYENPVIIRLNFEYDQDKLKKFVDELFKIYYQSPVNANIKKVGDQFVITPERIGKKLDYGYLLNKLKDMIKNKQEGKVYAKFLEIVPRITASELSKVKEIIGSFTTKFDSSNVARSENIRVAAQKINGRLVMPGEIFSLSKAIGPVTVENGFKIAKVIVNNEFVDGVGGGLCQIATTMYNAVLMAQLKVVERAPHSALISYVPPGRDATIASGSIDFKFKNTTDAPIYVESYTSKNTVTVNLYGKNNHKAEIVKFESEIIEKVPYKKVYKNDPTLPQGVEKLSNKPQNGLKVKTYMLIYKDGRLIEKKFLSYDYYKPVNAVILVGTKAKETVSSSVYE, encoded by the coding sequence GTGAGAAGGTATATATTAATTGGGATTGTAGTAGTGCTTTTGATAGCAAGCACAGTTTTGGGATATAGTCTTTATAACAATGTTACAAAAGTTCTTGACACAGATAGGATTTATAAGGGTGTTTATGTTGAGGGTGTTCATTTGGGTGGACTTACCACAGAAGAAGCTCTTGAGCTTTTAAAAAAGACCTATTTTGAGCCACTGCAGAACAAAAAAATTGAAGTTATAGTTGAAGACAAAAGCTATTTTCTTGAGTATTCTTCTCTTGGAATAAAGATGGATATAGACAAGGCAGTAGAAAAGGCATATTCAATTGGCAGAAAGGGCAACCTTGCAACACGGTTTAAAGAGATAAAAAAGGTTTATGAAAATCCAGTTATAATAAGACTTAATTTTGAGTATGACCAAGATAAACTCAAAAAGTTTGTAGATGAGCTTTTCAAGATATACTATCAATCGCCTGTTAATGCGAATATCAAAAAAGTAGGAGACCAGTTTGTTATAACTCCAGAGAGAATAGGGAAAAAACTTGATTATGGCTATCTTTTGAATAAATTAAAAGATATGATTAAAAACAAGCAAGAGGGCAAGGTTTATGCAAAGTTTTTAGAGATAGTTCCGCGAATCACAGCAAGTGAGCTTTCGAAGGTAAAAGAAATAATAGGATCGTTTACCACAAAGTTTGATAGTTCAAATGTTGCAAGAAGCGAAAATATAAGGGTGGCTGCGCAAAAGATAAATGGTAGGTTAGTGATGCCGGGCGAAATATTTTCGCTGTCAAAGGCAATTGGACCTGTAACAGTTGAGAATGGTTTCAAAATTGCAAAAGTAATTGTCAATAATGAGTTTGTAGACGGTGTCGGTGGCGGGCTTTGTCAAATAGCAACCACTATGTACAATGCAGTTTTGATGGCTCAGCTGAAGGTTGTGGAAAGAGCACCACATTCAGCTCTAATTTCGTATGTGCCACCTGGCAGGGATGCAACAATTGCTTCAGGTTCAATAGATTTTAAATTCAAGAACACTACAGATGCGCCAATCTATGTTGAAAGTTATACTTCCAAAAATACTGTGACAGTCAACCTCTATGGCAAAAACAATCATAAGGCTGAAATTGTGAAATTCGAATCGGAAATAATTGAAAAGGTACCTTATAAAAAAGTCTACAAAAATGATCCAACACTTCCTCAAGGAGTAGAAAAGCTTTCCAATAAACCCCAGAATGGCTTGAAGGTAAAGACATATATGCTTATTTATAAAGATGGCAGGTTAATAGAAAAGAAGTTTTTGTCTTATGACTATTATAAACCTGTAAATGCTGTGATACTGGTTGGAACAAAAGCAAAAGAGACTGTCTCTTCATCTGTTTATGAGTAA
- a CDS encoding DUF2225 domain-containing protein, producing the protein MDIYEKTLECPVCGSPIKAPFVKSSAIYVESRDTDLCVYYKGVNPLLYDVIVCGECGYAALSKNFGKLTKWDVESLKEKVASKWVKREIPFERTVDDAITLYKLALITATSKRKVNKYEVAGILLRISWLYRLSQDKEKELEFQKLALQTYKDAFEHEEGSVEEIDLATVMYLIGELSRRIGEIDEARKWFSRLISSKEARNNPHILELARDQIQFIKDTE; encoded by the coding sequence ATGGACATTTATGAAAAGACATTAGAGTGTCCTGTATGCGGCAGCCCAATCAAAGCACCGTTTGTGAAAAGTTCAGCAATTTATGTAGAGAGCAGGGATACTGACCTTTGTGTTTACTACAAGGGCGTCAATCCTCTTTTGTATGATGTTATTGTCTGCGGGGAATGTGGTTATGCAGCGCTTAGCAAAAATTTTGGAAAACTTACAAAATGGGATGTAGAATCATTAAAAGAAAAGGTTGCTTCAAAATGGGTAAAAAGGGAGATTCCATTTGAAAGAACTGTAGATGATGCCATTACATTGTATAAGCTTGCTTTGATTACAGCAACATCTAAAAGAAAGGTTAATAAATATGAGGTTGCAGGAATTTTACTAAGAATTTCATGGCTCTACAGGCTAAGTCAAGATAAGGAAAAGGAACTTGAATTTCAAAAGCTTGCTCTTCAAACGTATAAGGATGCATTTGAACATGAGGAAGGATCAGTAGAGGAAATAGATTTAGCGACAGTCATGTATTTGATAGGTGAACTTTCAAGACGAATAGGTGAGATTGACGAAGCAAGAAAATGGTTTTCAAGACTTATATCAAGCAAAGAAGCTCGAAACAATCCTCACATTCTTGAACTTGCAAGAGACCAGATCCAGTTTATAAAAGATACAGAATAA
- a CDS encoding tropomyosin yields MPENDILQAIVANLEKINGRLEVIEERLNKVEQRLDKIEQRLDKVEQRLDKVEQRLDKVEQRLDKVEQRLDKVEQRLDKVEQRLDKVEQRLDMVEQRLDKVEQRVAKLEQDVQVIKQDIVILEESNKELTRRMNAVYDQVAFLTEFRTEMIMFRDEVYKRFDNLEQQTGRLKEGFEYLRDMTVEHEIDIRFLKKVVRAS; encoded by the coding sequence ATGCCAGAAAATGATATTTTACAAGCTATAGTTGCAAATCTTGAAAAGATTAATGGAAGACTTGAAGTTATCGAGGAAAGATTAAATAAGGTTGAGCAAAGACTTGACAAGATTGAACAAAGGCTTGACAAAGTTGAGCAAAGGCTTGACAAAGTTGAGCAAAGGCTTGACAAGGTTGAGCAAAGGCTTGACAAGGTTGAGCAGAGGCTTGACAAGGTTGAGCAGAGGCTTGACAAGGTTGAGCAGAGGCTTGACAAGGTTGAGCAAAGGCTTGATATGGTTGAGCAAAGGCTTGACAAAGTTGAGCAAAGAGTTGCAAAACTTGAGCAAGATGTTCAGGTTATTAAACAAGATATTGTTATATTAGAAGAAAGTAACAAAGAACTGACAAGAAGAATGAATGCTGTATATGACCAGGTTGCATTCTTGACAGAATTTCGAACAGAGATGATTATGTTCAGAGATGAGGTGTACAAGAGATTTGACAATTTAGAGCAGCAGACAGGAAGATTGAAAGAAGGGTTTGAATATTTACGTGACATGACAGTTGAGCATGAAATTGATATTCGGTTTTTGAAAAAAGTTGTAAGAGCTTCATAG
- a CDS encoding ArsR/SmtB family transcription factor — translation MKQIDNLKEAKILFEALASDARLEIINLLSKHREMNMNEIAQKLGLTNGAVTQHMKKLIAAGIVTISAAAGKHGNQKICRLVEDKIIINIVTKHPQKLYECEIKVGNYSIFEVYPTCGLATKDKLIGEVDDPKYFAHPEHVNCDIIWFTKGYVEYIIPNFLRQNQKAIEIQISFEISSEAPGVSENWPSDIYFYLNGVELGYWTSPGDFGGETKGIFTPDWWFPNWNQYGLLKLLSVSEDGTYIDGFKISNVTIKDIDIESKNEIRFRVAVPDNAKNIGGVTLFGRNFGNYDQDIKFRIFYEEV, via the coding sequence ATGAAACAAATAGACAATCTCAAAGAAGCAAAAATACTTTTTGAAGCCTTAGCGTCTGATGCAAGATTAGAGATTATAAACCTTCTGAGCAAACATCGCGAAATGAATATGAACGAAATTGCACAAAAACTTGGACTCACAAATGGCGCAGTTACTCAGCACATGAAAAAGCTAATTGCTGCTGGGATTGTTACAATCAGTGCAGCTGCAGGAAAACATGGCAATCAAAAGATTTGCCGTCTTGTTGAAGACAAGATAATTATTAACATTGTCACAAAACATCCTCAAAAATTATATGAGTGCGAAATCAAAGTCGGTAATTATTCTATCTTTGAGGTTTATCCAACCTGCGGACTTGCTACAAAAGACAAGTTAATCGGAGAGGTGGATGACCCCAAATATTTTGCTCATCCTGAACATGTTAACTGTGATATTATCTGGTTTACAAAGGGTTATGTAGAATATATAATCCCCAATTTTTTGCGTCAAAATCAAAAAGCTATTGAAATTCAGATTTCATTTGAAATTTCTTCAGAAGCCCCGGGTGTTAGTGAAAACTGGCCTTCAGATATATACTTTTACTTAAATGGAGTTGAGCTTGGTTACTGGACAAGCCCAGGGGATTTTGGAGGAGAGACTAAAGGAATTTTTACACCTGACTGGTGGTTTCCTAACTGGAATCAATATGGTCTTTTAAAACTTCTTTCAGTTTCAGAAGATGGAACATATATAGATGGATTTAAAATTTCTAATGTTACTATAAAAGATATTGATATTGAGTCCAAAAACGAAATAAGGTTCAGAGTTGCTGTACCTGATAACGCAAAGAACATTGGAGGAGTTACTCTTTTTGGAAGAAATTTTGGAAACTACGACCAGGATATAAAGTTTCGAATATTTTATGAGGAAGTATAA
- a CDS encoding ABC transporter substrate-binding protein, protein MALLFSLSIALSSVKKTEAATSTTIKFWTFQSLHIQFWQDVVNRWNKTHPNTQIKLDAVAYPYEDMHTKLLVALQSGVGAPDLVDIEINKFANFLKGTPQLVELNDLVNDVKDKFIQARLQIYSKNGKIYGLDYHVGAEVMYYNTELTKKAGVDIDKIVTWDDYVKAGQQIVKKTGKWMTTIETTDLWSYWPLISQQKSDFFDEKGNVIANNDINVKTLQFLQDLVYKYKIAIPAPGGNHHSETYWGFMNKGGAASVWMPIWYMGRFTDYMKDLKGKIAIRPMPVFKKGDFRSAGMGGTGTAIPKQSKKVAITKQLLKFGKVDRESQIKIWTILGFDPCRWDVWSDSAMKQDNKYAQYFTNGKGIFNTLLQIKDEIYPVHISEKTPLCADLLRKNVMYDVIVKKKSPKEVLDNLAKELKK, encoded by the coding sequence TTGGCTTTGCTATTTTCATTGAGTATAGCGTTGAGTTCTGTTAAAAAAACAGAGGCTGCTACTTCAACAACAATAAAATTTTGGACGTTTCAGAGTTTGCATATTCAATTTTGGCAAGATGTTGTAAATAGATGGAACAAGACTCATCCCAATACTCAAATAAAGCTTGATGCCGTGGCTTATCCTTATGAAGATATGCACACAAAATTATTAGTGGCTCTTCAATCAGGAGTTGGAGCTCCAGATCTAGTTGATATTGAGATAAACAAATTTGCAAATTTCTTAAAAGGTACACCTCAATTAGTTGAACTAAATGATTTAGTAAATGATGTAAAAGACAAATTTATCCAAGCTCGATTACAGATATACTCTAAGAATGGTAAAATATATGGCTTGGATTATCATGTTGGGGCAGAAGTAATGTATTATAATACAGAATTGACTAAGAAAGCTGGAGTTGATATTGATAAAATTGTTACATGGGATGATTATGTAAAAGCAGGTCAGCAAATAGTGAAGAAAACAGGAAAATGGATGACGACTATAGAAACAACAGATTTATGGTCTTATTGGCCACTTATATCTCAACAAAAATCTGATTTCTTCGATGAAAAAGGGAATGTTATAGCTAACAATGATATAAACGTCAAAACACTACAATTTTTACAAGATTTAGTTTACAAATATAAAATAGCAATTCCAGCACCTGGTGGAAATCATCATTCAGAAACATATTGGGGCTTTATGAATAAAGGTGGAGCAGCGTCAGTTTGGATGCCAATTTGGTATATGGGAAGATTTACCGATTATATGAAAGATTTGAAAGGGAAAATAGCAATCAGACCTATGCCAGTTTTCAAAAAAGGTGATTTTAGATCAGCAGGTATGGGTGGAACTGGAACAGCAATTCCTAAGCAATCAAAGAAGGTAGCTATTACAAAACAACTTCTCAAGTTTGGGAAGGTTGATAGAGAATCTCAAATAAAAATTTGGACAATATTAGGTTTTGATCCTTGCCGTTGGGATGTTTGGAGCGACTCTGCAATGAAACAAGACAATAAGTATGCTCAATATTTTACAAATGGAAAAGGCATATTTAATACTTTGTTACAAATCAAGGATGAAATTTATCCAGTTCACATTAGCGAGAAAACTCCACTTTGTGCGGATTTGCTTAGGAAAAATGTGATGTATGATGTTATAGTTAAGAAAAAATCACCGAAAGAGGTATTAGACAATCTTGCAAAAGAATTGAAAAAGTAA
- a CDS encoding carbohydrate ABC transporter permease, which produces MREKKIRYFFHSQEIAPYIFVLPFIISVVLFFIYPVVDIFRLSFYKTEGIGLSKYVGFENYKNLLTDQHFLTALWNNTRYTFWTLLILIPLPIIVAVFLNNKNIPFRTFFRSALFIPALTSIVVAGVIFRLIFADTDTALMNQFVHLFGIKTQKWLFGRHTAMFVMVLVATWRWLGVNVVYFLSGLQSIPDELYEAAEIDGANSIQKFFKITLPMLRPVTIYVLTISIYGGYAMFAESYIFWQNHSPGDIGLTMVGYLYSQSFEMFNMGYAAAIGVCLIILVFVINILQLKIFGLFREE; this is translated from the coding sequence ATGAGAGAAAAGAAAATTAGATATTTTTTTCATTCGCAGGAAATAGCACCTTACATATTTGTATTGCCTTTTATTATTTCAGTGGTGCTTTTCTTTATCTATCCAGTAGTAGATATATTTCGTTTGAGTTTCTATAAAACAGAAGGGATAGGATTAAGTAAATATGTAGGTTTTGAGAACTACAAAAATTTATTAACAGACCAACATTTTTTAACAGCTTTATGGAACAATACACGCTATACTTTTTGGACTCTACTTATCTTAATTCCATTACCCATTATTGTTGCAGTCTTTTTGAACAATAAAAATATACCATTTCGAACCTTCTTTAGAAGTGCGTTATTTATTCCAGCACTTACATCAATTGTTGTTGCAGGTGTGATTTTTAGATTGATTTTTGCTGATACAGATACTGCTCTAATGAATCAATTTGTTCATTTGTTTGGGATTAAGACCCAGAAATGGTTGTTTGGTAGACATACGGCTATGTTTGTAATGGTATTGGTCGCAACATGGAGATGGTTAGGTGTTAATGTTGTCTATTTTCTTTCTGGTTTACAAAGCATTCCTGATGAATTGTATGAAGCTGCGGAGATTGACGGTGCAAATAGTATTCAAAAATTCTTCAAAATAACATTGCCTATGTTGAGACCAGTGACAATATATGTGTTAACGATTAGTATTTATGGTGGATATGCAATGTTTGCAGAAAGTTATATATTTTGGCAAAATCATTCGCCAGGTGATATTGGACTAACAATGGTGGGTTATTTATATAGTCAATCTTTTGAAATGTTTAATATGGGATATGCTGCTGCAATTGGTGTTTGCCTAATTATTCTTGTGTTTGTGATTAATATATTGCAGTTAAAGATTTTTGGCTTGTTTAGGGAGGAATAA
- a CDS encoding carbohydrate ABC transporter permease has protein sequence MVKSNTIRIIGIISIFLFLIIISITTLLPLIFLVIASFKPAIELFRFGLSFNIDISKLTLKNYEFIFSREGSRFTTWFFNSIKITVVYVIISLFFSSMVGYALGVYHFKGKRILFYMVLFTMMLPIELLILPLYKEMVYFKLIDTCGGVILPFAVSPMAVFFFRQYASTLPKELMDSARIDGCSEYRIYFQIMMPLMLPAIGAMVILLGMNSWNSFIWPLIVLRSEEKFTLPIGLSALLTPYGNDYETLIAGSVVSILPVLILFIFNQRAFISGLTLGGIKG, from the coding sequence ATGGTGAAAAGTAATACTATCAGAATTATTGGCATTATTTCAATTTTTCTATTTCTTATAATAATTTCTATTACTACATTATTACCTCTTATATTTTTAGTTATAGCTTCTTTTAAACCTGCAATTGAGTTGTTTAGGTTTGGATTAAGTTTTAATATTGATATTTCAAAGTTAACTTTAAAAAACTATGAATTTATTTTTAGTAGAGAAGGTAGTCGATTTACAACTTGGTTTTTTAATAGTATCAAAATTACAGTAGTGTATGTAATTATTTCTCTTTTCTTCTCATCTATGGTTGGCTATGCGCTAGGAGTATACCACTTTAAAGGAAAAAGGATTCTCTTTTACATGGTACTTTTTACAATGATGCTACCTATTGAGTTATTGATTCTTCCATTATATAAAGAAATGGTGTATTTTAAATTGATTGATACATGTGGGGGGGTTATATTGCCGTTTGCAGTATCTCCAATGGCAGTTTTCTTCTTTAGACAATATGCAAGCACATTACCAAAAGAATTAATGGACAGTGCGAGAATAGATGGGTGTAGCGAGTATAGAATTTATTTTCAGATAATGATGCCGCTCATGTTGCCAGCAATCGGGGCAATGGTAATTTTATTGGGAATGAATAGTTGGAACAGCTTCATTTGGCCATTAATTGTTTTGAGAAGTGAAGAAAAGTTTACTTTGCCTATTGGACTAAGTGCTTTATTAACACCTTATGGCAATGATTATGAAACATTGATCGCAGGTTCAGTAGTATCTATCTTACCTGTGTTAATATTGTTTATATTTAACCAAAGAGCTTTTATATCAGGGTTAACATTAGGAGGAATTAAAGGTTAA